A genomic region of Jeotgalibacillus haloalkalitolerans contains the following coding sequences:
- a CDS encoding S8 family serine peptidase has product MKKRSAKSLISTSALLLVLSAFGMGAGANSAPKDAESLAQLKGDFNFQSGKETTVIVELDEPSIAEAKSKGVSQSKGNLKNKRGEVKSDVLEKISGAEVHKEYDTVFSGFSLELSEKDVPALLAVEGVKAVYPNVTYTASVVDEATPVSQDNLKAEMFDSAPFIGSDDAWAEGFTGEGVTVAVIDTGVDYTHPDLAHAFGEYKGYDFVDNDEDPQETPAGDPRGESTLHGSHVAGTVAANGGIKGVAPDATLLAYRVLGPGGSGSTENVVAGIERAVQDGADIMNLSLGNSLNAPDWATSIALDWAMEEGVVAVTSNGNSGPNNWTVGSPGTSREAISVGATQLPYNVFTASVDTAGDAEFPSAKVMGFPSDEAILGLDGQELEFVYVGLGGPADFEGKNLEGKIALIQRGSYPFVDKSDNAKAAGAVGAIIFNNIPGEQPDIPGISLPTIKMNNEDGLKLLAELEAGNNTVSFNTAFDREVGESMAGFSSRGPVVDTWMIKPDVSAPGVNIVSTIPTHNPDQPYGYAALQGTSMASPHVAGAAALVLQANPDWSVDDVKAALMNTAAEVIDPTTGEPYAHNSQGAGSIRVADAIATDILVGNGSHSFGKFVKSNGKQVEKNHFEVKNLSDQKVDYSFDVDFGKNNDAIKVSASGNTKVNANSSKKINLNVQVDASKLEAGYYEGSITVSNGSQTVDVPTILFVGEPDYPRVTSMGVYQDGDVFTIEGYFPGGAETVDLFVYTSNEAGTPGVYVGDIAIVEDVESGFQTFAWDGKVNGEKLEAGKYYNVYAYATLKGQTDLAGANFLME; this is encoded by the coding sequence ATGAAAAAGAGATCGGCAAAATCACTCATTTCGACATCAGCACTGCTATTGGTCCTGTCTGCGTTCGGCATGGGGGCTGGAGCAAACTCTGCACCTAAAGACGCGGAAAGTCTTGCTCAGCTAAAAGGAGATTTTAATTTCCAGTCCGGTAAAGAAACAACAGTTATTGTTGAACTGGACGAGCCTTCAATTGCTGAGGCAAAGTCAAAAGGCGTTTCACAATCAAAAGGTAATCTGAAAAATAAGCGTGGAGAAGTTAAGTCTGACGTGCTTGAGAAAATTTCAGGTGCAGAGGTTCATAAGGAGTACGATACAGTATTCTCTGGATTCTCATTAGAGCTTTCTGAAAAGGATGTGCCTGCTTTACTCGCTGTAGAAGGTGTAAAAGCAGTCTATCCAAACGTTACATACACTGCATCGGTAGTTGATGAAGCAACGCCGGTTTCACAGGATAATCTGAAGGCTGAAATGTTCGACAGTGCCCCGTTTATCGGCTCTGACGATGCATGGGCTGAAGGTTTTACAGGTGAAGGCGTTACGGTTGCTGTTATTGATACTGGTGTAGATTACACGCACCCGGATCTTGCACATGCTTTTGGTGAGTACAAAGGTTATGACTTTGTAGACAATGATGAAGATCCACAGGAAACACCTGCTGGAGACCCTCGTGGTGAATCGACACTTCACGGTTCTCACGTAGCAGGAACTGTTGCTGCTAATGGCGGCATTAAAGGTGTTGCACCGGATGCGACACTTCTTGCATACCGTGTACTTGGACCTGGCGGAAGCGGTTCAACTGAAAACGTTGTTGCCGGTATTGAAAGAGCCGTTCAGGACGGTGCAGATATTATGAACCTTTCGCTGGGTAACTCATTAAATGCACCTGACTGGGCAACTTCTATCGCGCTTGACTGGGCAATGGAAGAGGGCGTTGTAGCTGTTACTTCAAATGGTAACAGTGGTCCAAATAACTGGACTGTCGGCTCACCTGGTACTTCACGTGAAGCGATCTCAGTAGGAGCTACACAGCTTCCTTACAATGTATTCACTGCTTCAGTTGACACTGCAGGAGATGCAGAGTTCCCTTCAGCTAAAGTAATGGGCTTCCCGTCTGATGAAGCGATTCTTGGACTGGATGGTCAGGAGCTTGAATTCGTATATGTTGGACTTGGTGGTCCGGCAGATTTCGAAGGGAAAAATCTTGAAGGTAAAATTGCGCTGATTCAGCGTGGAAGCTATCCTTTCGTTGATAAGTCAGATAATGCAAAAGCTGCAGGTGCAGTTGGCGCAATTATTTTTAACAACATTCCAGGAGAGCAGCCGGATATCCCGGGCATTTCTCTTCCAACAATTAAAATGAACAATGAAGATGGTCTGAAATTACTTGCTGAGCTTGAAGCAGGTAACAACACAGTATCATTCAACACAGCATTTGACCGTGAAGTAGGGGAGTCAATGGCAGGATTCTCATCTCGTGGACCAGTCGTTGATACATGGATGATCAAGCCTGACGTTTCAGCGCCTGGTGTAAATATCGTCAGCACAATTCCAACACATAACCCGGATCAGCCTTACGGTTATGCAGCACTACAGGGTACAAGTATGGCATCACCTCACGTAGCAGGTGCAGCAGCACTTGTTCTTCAGGCAAACCCTGACTGGTCAGTGGACGATGTAAAAGCAGCGCTGATGAATACAGCTGCTGAGGTTATTGATCCAACTACTGGAGAGCCATATGCACATAACTCACAGGGAGCAGGAAGCATCCGTGTTGCTGATGCGATTGCAACTGATATCCTTGTAGGAAATGGCAGTCATTCATTTGGCAAGTTTGTTAAATCGAATGGTAAGCAGGTTGAAAAGAACCACTTTGAAGTGAAGAATCTTTCTGATCAGAAAGTAGACTATTCATTTGATGTGGACTTCGGTAAGAACAATGATGCAATCAAAGTCAGCGCAAGTGGCAATACGAAAGTAAATGCAAACAGCTCTAAAAAGATTAATCTGAACGTTCAGGTTGATGCTTCAAAGCTTGAGGCTGGTTATTATGAGGGAAGCATTACAGTATCAAACGGATCACAGACAGTAGACGTTCCAACGATTCTATTTGTTGGTGAGCCGGATTACCCTCGCGTAACAAGCATGGGTGTTTACCAGGATGGAGATGTATTCACGATTGAAGGATACTTCCCTGGTGGTGCAGAGACAGTTGATCTGTTTGTATATACATCAAATGAAGCTGGTACACCAGGGGTTTATGTTGGTGACATTGCCATTGTTGAAGATGTAGAATCAGGTTTCCAGACGTTTGCCTGGGATGGTAAGGTAAACGGTGAGAAGCTTGAGGCAGGAAAATATTATAACGTCTATGCTTACGCAACGTTAAAAGGTCAAACTGATCTTGCAGGAGCAAACTTCCTGATGGAATAG
- a CDS encoding YebC/PmpR family DNA-binding transcriptional regulator produces the protein MGRKWNNIKEKKAAKDANTSQVYNKFAREIYVTAKQGEPDPEANTALRMVLDRAKTYNVPKAIIERAIEKAKGGGEENYDSLRYEGFGPGGSMIIVDALTNNVNRTASEVRAAFGKNGGNMGVSGSVSYMFDSTAVFGVEDKSADDILELLMESDIDVRDVLKEESTVIIYAEPDQYNAVQQALKESGITEFTVAELTMLAQNDVEVSEEDQEQIEKLLGALEELEDVQQVYHNVEMN, from the coding sequence ATGGGACGTAAGTGGAATAATATTAAAGAGAAAAAAGCGGCGAAGGATGCAAATACGAGTCAGGTGTATAACAAATTTGCGAGAGAGATTTATGTAACAGCAAAGCAGGGGGAGCCGGATCCTGAAGCGAATACAGCACTTCGCATGGTGCTTGATCGTGCAAAAACTTATAATGTGCCAAAAGCCATTATTGAAAGAGCGATTGAAAAAGCAAAGGGTGGCGGCGAAGAGAATTATGACAGCCTGCGTTATGAAGGGTTTGGTCCCGGGGGTTCAATGATTATTGTTGATGCCCTCACAAATAATGTGAACCGTACAGCGTCAGAAGTGCGTGCAGCATTTGGCAAAAACGGCGGGAACATGGGTGTGAGCGGCTCTGTTTCCTATATGTTTGATTCAACTGCTGTATTTGGTGTTGAAGATAAATCAGCTGACGATATTCTTGAGCTGCTGATGGAGAGTGACATTGATGTGCGTGATGTACTGAAAGAAGAGAGTACAGTCATTATCTATGCAGAACCTGATCAGTATAATGCGGTACAGCAGGCATTGAAGGAAAGTGGTATCACAGAATTTACGGTGGCAGAGCTGACGATGCTTGCACAGAATGATGTTGAGGTATCTGAAGAGGATCAGGAACAGATTGAGAAGCTGCTTGGTGCACTTGAAGAGCTTGAGGATGTTCAGCAGGTTTATCATAACGTAGAAATGAATTAA
- a CDS encoding SDR family NAD(P)-dependent oxidoreductase, giving the protein MINLSGKTAIVTGGASGIGLATVEAFVNKGMNVVLADFNEEGGQAAEAKFKSDQVKYIHVDTGNEESVRSMIEYTLKHFGQLDVLVNNAGIGALAETHELSTEDYKKVIAVNQDGVFYGSKFAIREMLKTGGGSIVNTSSILGFVGQAGAFAYNASKGAVNTLTKSLALEYADKKIRVNSVNPGYVESGMVNKAALGDYYDGLVARHPIGRLGVPEEIAHAIVFLCENEFVTGINLLVDGGYTAQ; this is encoded by the coding sequence ATGATCAATTTATCAGGAAAAACTGCAATTGTAACCGGTGGTGCCTCAGGAATTGGACTTGCAACAGTAGAAGCATTTGTCAATAAAGGAATGAACGTTGTCCTCGCTGACTTTAATGAAGAAGGCGGACAGGCTGCAGAAGCAAAGTTTAAATCCGATCAGGTAAAGTATATTCATGTCGATACCGGTAACGAAGAATCCGTCAGAAGCATGATTGAATACACATTGAAACATTTTGGACAGCTTGATGTACTGGTGAATAATGCAGGAATCGGCGCGCTCGCTGAAACACATGAATTATCAACCGAAGATTATAAAAAAGTCATTGCCGTTAACCAGGACGGTGTATTTTACGGGTCAAAATTCGCTATCAGGGAAATGCTGAAAACCGGCGGCGGATCTATCGTAAACACCTCTTCCATCCTTGGATTTGTCGGACAGGCAGGCGCCTTTGCCTACAATGCAAGTAAAGGTGCAGTGAATACTTTAACGAAGTCACTTGCACTTGAGTATGCAGATAAAAAAATCCGTGTTAACTCAGTCAATCCAGGTTACGTAGAGTCAGGAATGGTCAACAAGGCTGCACTCGGCGACTACTATGACGGGCTGGTTGCCAGACACCCGATAGGCAGACTCGGTGTCCCGGAAGAAATTGCCCACGCGATTGTGTTCCTGTGTGAGAATGAATTTGTTACTGGGATTAATTTGCTGGTGGATGGCGGGTATACTGCTCAGTGA
- a CDS encoding DoxX family protein, whose product MGEKWWNGKVAAGIWTVLRVWLGVQWLQAGWGKVTGEFDATGYLQGAIAKAGGEAPVVAGWYGTFLETVALPNAEIFNILIPWGELFVGLGLIVGLLTMPALVAGAFMNLNFLLAGTISTNPVLLAAAVVLMFAGYTAIRFGLDRWAVPMAKERVTRRTLREVHA is encoded by the coding sequence ATGGGTGAAAAATGGTGGAACGGCAAAGTGGCAGCAGGGATTTGGACAGTATTGAGAGTATGGCTGGGTGTTCAATGGTTACAGGCAGGCTGGGGTAAAGTCACAGGAGAATTCGACGCGACAGGTTATCTCCAGGGGGCAATTGCAAAAGCAGGAGGAGAAGCACCGGTGGTAGCAGGCTGGTACGGTACCTTCCTTGAAACAGTAGCACTGCCAAACGCAGAAATCTTTAACATACTGATTCCATGGGGAGAATTGTTTGTAGGATTAGGCCTGATCGTTGGATTGCTGACAATGCCGGCTTTAGTGGCTGGAGCTTTCATGAACCTTAACTTCCTTCTTGCAGGAACAATCAGCACAAACCCTGTATTACTGGCAGCAGCAGTCGTGCTCATGTTCGCAGGCTATACAGCAATTCGTTTCGGATTAGACAGATGGGCAGTACCAATGGCGAAAGAGAGAGTAACAAGACGTACTTTGAGAGAGGTACATGCTTAG
- a CDS encoding NAD(P)H-hydrate dehydratase, whose protein sequence is MKKWNAKNVMNTLPERKTDAHKGTYGTALIAAGSRFMPGAAVLSAIACMRSGVGKLEVGTEESVIPYIIQHLPETTFVPGFYERLESLSFDQYRVLAAGPGREADDETEQTVKTFLSTNLPVILDAGALSKRTYSKRKAPTILTPHPGEFLRISGCSKEELEENRQVTVTEFAKESGVTVVLKGKKTLTAFPDGEIYENTTGNSALSKGGTGDTLTGMITGMICCHEDWKHAILNAVYLHGASADEWIKKKSAHAMLAREINDLLPEVWKNFEKK, encoded by the coding sequence ATGAAAAAGTGGAATGCAAAAAACGTCATGAACACTTTACCTGAAAGAAAAACAGACGCTCATAAAGGGACATATGGAACTGCCCTTATTGCAGCAGGAAGCAGATTCATGCCGGGAGCGGCTGTCTTGTCAGCGATCGCGTGCATGAGAAGCGGGGTTGGCAAGCTCGAAGTCGGTACAGAAGAATCAGTGATTCCATATATCATTCAGCATCTTCCTGAAACAACTTTTGTACCAGGCTTTTATGAGCGGCTTGAAAGTCTGTCATTTGACCAATATCGTGTGCTTGCCGCAGGACCTGGAAGAGAGGCGGATGATGAAACGGAACAAACAGTAAAGACTTTTCTTTCAACCAATCTTCCAGTCATTCTCGATGCCGGTGCATTAAGTAAAAGAACATATTCGAAGCGTAAAGCGCCAACCATTTTAACACCTCACCCAGGGGAATTTCTGCGAATTTCAGGCTGTTCAAAAGAGGAGCTTGAAGAGAACAGACAAGTCACAGTCACTGAATTTGCAAAAGAGTCAGGGGTCACAGTCGTTTTAAAAGGAAAAAAGACACTTACTGCTTTTCCTGACGGAGAAATTTATGAAAATACTACAGGCAACAGTGCATTATCAAAAGGCGGGACGGGTGACACATTAACAGGAATGATCACCGGCATGATCTGCTGTCATGAAGATTGGAAGCACGCCATTTTAAATGCAGTCTATCTGCACGGAGCCAGTGCAGACGAGTGGATTAAAAAGAAGTCTGCACACGCCATGCTTGCCCGTGAGATCAATGATTTACTTCCAGAAGTGTGGAAGAACTTTGAGAAAAAATAA
- a CDS encoding YqcI/YcgG family protein, whose translation MALKSSGLLTKEDMENHEQLPEWLIKEYNTFEKIVLDPTFPCYFGMKGQRKGELRYAYISQDDWTNLPDAVGEFLTLFNEATKIKHGLFIFVEPFKEEGKLEEYRAQFWDIIQYLHDQDTVEWPEDHPRDPEHFLWDFHFKGEPIFVFGNAPAYKQRKTRDLGNSMVLGFQPRAIFQGLEGTEKGGIMSREKVRERVEAWDQLPKHPDISHYGDPDHNEWKQSFIGDDIEPITGKCPFMHKEMKVHS comes from the coding sequence ATGGCATTAAAGAGTTCAGGACTACTCACAAAAGAAGATATGGAGAATCATGAACAGCTGCCGGAATGGCTGATTAAAGAATATAATACTTTTGAAAAAATAGTACTGGATCCTACTTTTCCCTGCTACTTCGGTATGAAAGGTCAGCGAAAAGGAGAGCTTCGCTATGCATACATATCGCAGGATGACTGGACCAATTTACCCGATGCAGTTGGAGAATTTCTGACTTTATTTAATGAGGCAACAAAAATTAAGCACGGACTGTTTATTTTCGTCGAGCCATTTAAAGAAGAAGGGAAGCTGGAGGAATATCGTGCACAATTCTGGGATATCATTCAGTACCTTCATGATCAGGATACGGTGGAATGGCCTGAGGATCATCCAAGAGACCCTGAACATTTCCTATGGGATTTTCATTTTAAAGGGGAACCGATTTTTGTATTCGGAAATGCGCCTGCCTATAAGCAAAGAAAGACAAGGGATCTTGGCAACAGCATGGTGCTTGGTTTTCAGCCGCGCGCGATTTTCCAGGGCCTTGAAGGGACTGAAAAGGGCGGTATCATGTCACGTGAAAAAGTACGTGAACGCGTAGAGGCATGGGATCAGCTTCCAAAGCACCCTGATATCAGCCACTATGGTGATCCTGATCATAATGAATGGAAGCAGTCATTTATCGGGGATGATATCGAACCGATTACAGGAAAATGTCCGTTTATGCACAAGGAAATGAAAGTACATTCGTGA